In one window of Skermanella rosea DNA:
- a CDS encoding HD domain-containing phosphohydrolase: MTTMDLLIVDDNPANLMLMSRYAQAIAGASVHGVGCASEALDWCDGHDVDLVVTDFMMPKMDGLEFLHRLRGIGNTAEVPVIMVTGQGAKEFRREALVRGVTDFLSKPIDRIEFTARCRNLLELRASHRRLREQAANELIMRLSRSIESRDSETGAHLDRMARYARVIAAGVGMSDAMQERIQMAAPMHDVGKVAVADEILFKPGRYTPEEYEIMKLHTVHGYRILDDSSSPLIRLAASIALTHHEKYDGTGYPEGLKGEEIPLAGRIIAIADVFDALTTRRPYKAAWSLEEALAFLRDNAGTHFDPVCIDAFFANLPAVLKIRAEFTD, encoded by the coding sequence ATGACCACCATGGACCTGCTGATCGTCGACGACAATCCGGCGAACCTGATGCTGATGAGCCGCTACGCCCAGGCGATCGCCGGCGCTTCCGTCCATGGCGTGGGCTGCGCGTCCGAAGCCCTGGACTGGTGTGACGGGCACGATGTCGACCTGGTCGTCACGGACTTCATGATGCCGAAGATGGACGGTCTCGAATTCCTGCACCGCCTTCGGGGCATCGGGAACACGGCCGAGGTTCCGGTCATCATGGTGACCGGGCAGGGGGCCAAGGAATTCCGGCGCGAAGCGCTGGTCCGAGGGGTCACCGACTTCCTGAGCAAGCCGATCGATCGCATCGAGTTCACCGCGCGGTGCCGCAACCTGCTGGAACTCCGGGCCAGCCATCGTCGGCTGCGGGAGCAGGCGGCGAACGAACTGATCATGCGGCTGTCGCGCTCCATCGAATCCCGGGACAGCGAGACCGGTGCCCACCTGGACCGGATGGCACGCTACGCCCGGGTCATCGCGGCGGGCGTCGGGATGTCCGACGCGATGCAGGAGCGTATCCAGATGGCCGCTCCCATGCACGATGTCGGCAAGGTGGCGGTTGCCGACGAGATCCTGTTCAAGCCGGGCCGTTACACGCCGGAAGAATACGAGATCATGAAGCTGCACACTGTCCACGGCTACCGTATCCTGGACGACAGCTCCTCTCCCCTGATCCGCCTCGCGGCATCGATCGCGCTGACCCATCACGAGAAATACGACGGCACCGGGTATCCCGAGGGCCTCAAGGGGGAGGAGATCCCGCTGGCAGGCCGCATCATCGCCATCGCCGACGTTTTCGACGCGCTGACCACCCGGCGTCCGTACAAGGCGGCATGGTCCCTGGAGGAGGCGCTGGCGTTCCTTCGGGACAATGCCGGGACGCATTTCGATCCGGTCTGCATTGATGCCTTCTTCGCCAACCTGCCCGCCGTGCTGAAGATCCGGGCGGAGTTCACGGACTGA
- a CDS encoding ATP-binding protein, with product MIQSLRARLLLALSGLLFGSCVVLLALLIDRQAEVENSVREDAVWAVYQLDRETVKLESALATYVASPSPEHAGEVSLRYDILFSRTNLLRGGQLAGIIAINPADRDLAERIVTEIESLSPYVELTAVEPFREAVRRLRQLTEQQLVRMNARRSADMVDFRERTHRLSTLLAICVAALAASMAGLVFLLFRQLRDLHRARVRQTALAADLEQALSAAEAANRAKSVFLATMSHEIRTPMNGVIGMADLLLETPLGPEQRRQAQVILTSAEALLTVLNDILDFSKMEAGRLELDDADFELEPLVRGVVDLLTPGAAEKGIAMEAVIDPAARVALRGDAGRVRQVLMNLVGNAVKFTPQGSVGVLVEVGAPGELKLSVRDSGIGISEQGRAGLFQMFNQVDGQERGKSGGTGLGLAISRRLVEMMGGRIGVESVQGSGSTFWFTLPLRPALGSVEAVPAKPEPPGAGLAASAAHVSGRLPAQLSQAGDGRPLRILVADDNPVNQQVAAGMLKRRGHVVDVVGNGIEAVDRVERGGYDLVLMDIEMPEMDGFDATRCIRALGGDASTIPIIALTAHAMRGDEARCIDAGMSDYMPKPISRARLDEVVRTWGRDRVPPENAGFAAPIVDPNALEDLLETMGPDAGKLFETFLKDSGGRIGRVRDRLAAGDFGAVEVELHSLSGAAGTLGLPALVAASERLRTAVAGRGDGIAGAQPALGRMVDRLEADLADARRALLSRKLAA from the coding sequence GTGATCCAGTCCCTGCGCGCGCGGCTGCTGCTCGCGCTCAGCGGCTTGCTGTTCGGCTCCTGCGTCGTGCTGCTGGCCCTCCTGATCGATCGCCAGGCGGAAGTCGAGAACAGCGTGCGCGAGGACGCGGTCTGGGCGGTCTATCAGTTGGACCGCGAGACGGTGAAGCTGGAGTCGGCGCTCGCGACTTATGTCGCCAGTCCGTCGCCGGAACATGCGGGCGAAGTGTCTCTCCGGTACGACATCCTGTTCAGCCGGACCAACCTGCTCCGCGGCGGCCAGCTGGCCGGCATCATCGCGATCAATCCGGCCGACCGCGACCTTGCGGAGCGGATCGTCACCGAGATCGAGTCGCTGTCGCCCTATGTCGAACTGACCGCGGTGGAGCCGTTCCGCGAGGCGGTCCGCCGGTTGCGGCAATTGACGGAACAGCAGCTGGTCAGGATGAACGCCCGCCGCTCGGCGGACATGGTGGATTTTCGCGAGCGCACCCACCGTCTTTCGACCCTGCTCGCGATCTGCGTCGCGGCGCTGGCGGCCAGCATGGCGGGGCTTGTGTTCCTGCTGTTCCGGCAGCTTCGGGACCTCCACCGCGCCCGCGTCCGGCAGACGGCGCTGGCCGCCGACCTCGAGCAGGCCCTGTCCGCCGCGGAGGCCGCGAACCGCGCCAAATCCGTCTTCCTGGCGACGATGAGCCACGAGATCCGCACGCCGATGAACGGCGTCATCGGCATGGCCGACCTGCTGCTGGAGACTCCCCTCGGTCCCGAGCAGCGGCGTCAGGCCCAGGTGATCCTGACCTCGGCGGAGGCCCTGCTGACGGTGCTCAACGACATCCTGGACTTCTCCAAGATGGAGGCCGGGCGTCTCGAACTCGACGATGCCGACTTTGAGCTCGAGCCGCTGGTCCGGGGCGTGGTCGATCTGCTGACTCCCGGTGCCGCCGAGAAGGGCATCGCGATGGAGGCGGTGATCGATCCCGCGGCGCGCGTGGCGCTCCGGGGCGACGCCGGCCGGGTCCGCCAAGTCCTCATGAACCTGGTTGGAAACGCGGTGAAATTCACGCCCCAGGGTAGCGTCGGCGTCCTGGTCGAGGTAGGGGCTCCGGGGGAGTTGAAATTGTCCGTCCGGGACAGCGGCATCGGGATATCCGAGCAGGGACGGGCCGGACTGTTCCAGATGTTCAATCAGGTCGACGGGCAGGAGCGCGGAAAGTCCGGCGGCACCGGCCTCGGCCTCGCCATCAGCCGGCGCCTCGTGGAGATGATGGGCGGGCGCATCGGCGTCGAGAGCGTCCAGGGCAGCGGAAGCACCTTCTGGTTCACCTTGCCGCTGAGGCCGGCGCTAGGATCGGTCGAGGCCGTACCGGCCAAGCCGGAACCGCCGGGCGCCGGGCTTGCCGCGTCGGCGGCGCACGTGTCGGGCCGGTTGCCTGCACAGCTTTCCCAGGCGGGCGACGGCCGGCCGTTGCGGATCCTGGTGGCGGACGACAATCCGGTGAACCAGCAGGTGGCCGCAGGCATGCTGAAGCGGCGCGGGCATGTGGTCGACGTGGTCGGCAACGGCATCGAGGCGGTCGACCGCGTCGAACGGGGCGGCTACGACCTGGTGCTCATGGATATCGAGATGCCGGAGATGGACGGCTTCGACGCGACCCGCTGCATCCGCGCGCTCGGCGGTGATGCGTCCACGATCCCGATCATCGCGCTGACGGCCCATGCCATGCGCGGCGACGAGGCCCGCTGCATCGATGCCGGCATGAGCGACTACATGCCCAAGCCGATCAGCCGGGCCCGGCTCGACGAGGTCGTGCGGACCTGGGGCCGCGACAGGGTCCCGCCGGAGAACGCGGGATTCGCCGCGCCCATCGTCGACCCGAACGCGCTGGAGGATCTGCTGGAGACCATGGGACCGGATGCCGGCAAGCTGTTCGAGACGTTCCTGAAGGACTCCGGGGGCCGCATCGGCAGGGTCCGCGACCGTCTGGCGGCCGGGGACTTCGGGGCGGTGGAAGTTGAACTGCACAGCCTGTCGGGCGCCGCGGGAACGCTCGGGCTGCCGGCGCTGGTGGCGGCCAGCGAAAGGCTGCGCACCGCGGTCGCGGGACGCGGCGACGGGATAGCCGGGGCGCAGCCAGCCCTCGGCCGGATGGTGGATCGGCTCGAAGCGGACCTGGCCGACGCCCGCCGCGCCCTGCTGTCGCGTAAACTCGCGGCGTGA
- a CDS encoding molybdopterin-dependent oxidoreductase — protein sequence MFASHRPIRILVAFALMIWMSAFHSAAAATLAAPSGPVVLTVSGKISQTNGAAGAQFDVAMLEALPGRVAKVTTPWAEGVNAFEGPLARAVLQAVGAKGSKLRITALNDYSAEVPFDDFMKFDVILALKKNDVYLPVRHQGPIFVIYPFDTNPDLYNEVYFGRSVWQVKSIEVQ from the coding sequence ATGTTCGCGTCGCATCGCCCCATCCGTATCCTGGTCGCCTTCGCGCTGATGATCTGGATGTCAGCATTCCATTCGGCCGCCGCCGCAACGCTCGCGGCGCCGAGCGGGCCGGTCGTGCTGACCGTCAGCGGCAAGATCTCTCAGACCAACGGCGCCGCCGGGGCGCAGTTCGACGTCGCGATGCTGGAAGCCTTGCCCGGCCGGGTGGCTAAGGTGACGACCCCCTGGGCGGAAGGTGTGAACGCGTTCGAGGGGCCGCTCGCCCGGGCCGTTCTGCAGGCGGTCGGAGCGAAAGGCTCCAAGCTTCGGATCACGGCGCTGAACGATTATTCCGCCGAAGTCCCGTTCGACGATTTCATGAAGTTCGATGTCATACTCGCGCTGAAGAAGAACGACGTCTATCTGCCGGTACGCCATCAGGGACCGATTTTCGTGATCTACCCCTTCGACACCAATCCGGATCTCTACAACGAAGTTTATTTCGGTCGCTCGGTCTGGCAGGTAAAGAGCATTGAGGTCCAGTGA
- a CDS encoding formate dehydrogenase subunit gamma: MPTILRLITRVVPGLLLAVFLMAAAPAAQAQLDKVPAPNPPSQKEEVELFQNLQGKIQGYVSIPDGKLATLVQPQGRDWREFRNYYGRIISLVVMGGMLLGLAVFYLFRGKIRIAAGRAGRTITRFMPIDRFAHWLTATSFIVLALTGLMLIFGKPVMIPLFGHEAFTAMATFGKYAHNFLSFPFVLGILMMLVLWIKDNIPEKADLTWIKQGGGFLNNGMHPEAGRFNAGQKMIFWTIVLGGLAMALSGYMLMFPFYLTGVNGMQIAHVVHTLGTAVLVAVIFGHIYIGTIGMEGAFDAMGNGEVDLNWAREHHAGWLKTQGISTDTRDGPSKVPTHRDPHSPGLPAE, from the coding sequence ATGCCGACGATCCTCAGACTGATCACCCGGGTGGTCCCCGGACTTCTCCTCGCCGTCTTCCTGATGGCCGCGGCTCCGGCGGCGCAGGCCCAGCTGGACAAGGTCCCTGCGCCGAACCCGCCCTCCCAGAAGGAGGAGGTCGAGCTTTTCCAGAACCTTCAGGGCAAGATCCAGGGCTATGTCAGCATTCCCGACGGCAAGCTGGCGACCCTGGTCCAGCCCCAGGGACGCGACTGGCGGGAGTTCCGCAACTACTACGGCCGCATCATCTCCCTGGTCGTCATGGGCGGGATGCTGCTGGGGTTGGCGGTGTTCTATCTGTTCCGCGGCAAGATCCGGATCGCCGCCGGCCGGGCGGGGCGGACGATCACCCGGTTCATGCCGATCGACCGTTTCGCCCATTGGCTGACGGCCACCAGCTTCATCGTCCTGGCGCTGACCGGGTTGATGCTGATCTTCGGCAAGCCGGTGATGATCCCGCTGTTCGGGCACGAGGCCTTCACGGCCATGGCCACCTTCGGGAAGTACGCCCACAACTTCCTGAGCTTCCCCTTCGTGCTCGGCATCCTGATGATGCTGGTGCTGTGGATCAAGGACAACATCCCGGAAAAGGCCGACCTGACCTGGATCAAGCAGGGCGGCGGCTTCCTGAACAACGGGATGCATCCCGAGGCCGGCCGCTTCAACGCCGGCCAGAAGATGATCTTCTGGACGATCGTCCTGGGCGGCCTCGCCATGGCGCTCAGCGGCTACATGCTGATGTTCCCGTTCTATCTGACGGGCGTCAACGGCATGCAGATCGCCCACGTCGTCCATACGCTGGGCACGGCGGTGCTGGTGGCCGTCATCTTCGGCCACATCTATATCGGCACGATCGGGATGGAGGGCGCCTTCGACGCCATGGGCAACGGCGAGGTGGACCTCAACTGGGCCCGCGAGCACCATGCCGGCTGGCTGAAGACCCAGGGCATCTCGACCGACACCCGCGACGGCCCCAGCAAGGTGCCCACGCACCGCGACCCTCACTCCCCCGGCTTGCCAGCGGAGTGA
- the fdh3B gene encoding formate dehydrogenase FDH3 subunit beta, whose translation MARMKFLCDSDRCIECNACVTACKNEHDVPWGINRRRVITLNDGQPGERSISMACMHCTDAPCAAVCPVDCFYFTAENVVLHSKELCIGCGYCFYACPFGAPQYPQTTNFGGRGKMDKCTFCAGGPEEDMTLVEYHGYGTNRLAEGKLPLCAEMCSTRALMAGDGDIIADIYKERVVRRGYGAGAWGWTTAYGQTDGGV comes from the coding sequence ATGGCAAGAATGAAATTCCTCTGTGACAGCGACCGTTGCATCGAGTGCAACGCCTGCGTCACCGCCTGCAAGAACGAGCACGACGTTCCGTGGGGCATCAACCGCCGCCGGGTCATCACGCTGAACGACGGCCAGCCGGGCGAGCGGTCCATCTCGATGGCCTGCATGCACTGCACCGACGCGCCCTGCGCGGCGGTGTGCCCGGTGGACTGCTTCTACTTCACCGCCGAGAACGTGGTCCTGCATTCCAAGGAGCTGTGCATCGGCTGCGGCTACTGCTTCTACGCCTGCCCCTTCGGGGCGCCGCAGTATCCGCAGACGACCAACTTCGGCGGACGCGGCAAGATGGACAAGTGCACCTTCTGCGCCGGCGGTCCGGAAGAGGACATGACGCTGGTCGAGTATCACGGCTACGGCACGAACCGGCTGGCCGAGGGCAAGCTGCCGCTGTGCGCCGAGATGTGCTCGACCCGCGCCCTGATGGCGGGCGACGGCGACATCATCGCCGACATCTACAAGGAACGGGTGGTCCGCCGGGGTTACGGCGCGGGCGCCTGGGGCTGGACCACCGCCTACGGCCAGACGGACGGCGGCGTCTGA